In a single window of the Phycisphaerales bacterium genome:
- a CDS encoding ATP-binding cassette domain-containing protein, with protein sequence MPPSPRSKPAPAAGRSGSSPAPSAVRPTAAGSAATPTSGSVRWLTIRGARQNNLRNIDVGFPLGRFTCVTGVSGSGKSSLVNEILYKVLARELNAATSLEPGLHTAVEGKDALDKVIAIDQTPIGRTPRSNPATYIKVFDEIRALFTKLPDAKLRGYKPGRFSFNVPAARGGGRCEACEGNGANRIEMDFLADVWVTCPVCEGQRFNHATLQVRHKGKSIADVLHMEVAEALAHFENVPRIRGMLQTLHDVGLDYLQLGQASTTLSGGEAQRIKLARELVKKPTGGTLYVLDEPTTGLHFADIRRLLAVLHGFVDAGNTVVVIEHNLDVVKTADWVIDLGPEGGEGGGHIVITGTPEDVAHCAASDTGRALRSVLWPDRYPPESTSAPDSAAAPRSPAPPAHTAVTVVGARQHNLRDLSVSFPRERLTVCTGVSGSGKTSFAIDTVFTEGYRRYVESLSAYARQFLGQLAKPRVEHVEGLSPAICIEQRSAGKSPRSTVGTVTEIYDYMRVLWARAGRRYCPKCAVPIGTQTADEIVERVLQFGERTPIIILAAVQLGDGETYAGLFQRLKASGYTRVRIDGEIVLTAQATTLDARRKHRVEIVVDRTVVRQAGRSRLAESIEHALALGNGLLTLLVEAVETHEPHDDTAPDTETVPGDGTAAPVAYRVQQTPAREFLFSQRLVCTRCGTSYEEIGPNHYSFNSQLGWCETCEGLGVQRGAPAAAIIPHPERSLFDGAVAGWSKIGPGTPLGRLLVALCGTLGVPPQTPLSEWTPAQKRALLFGTAGSGGGARGWIDADGDGLRFRWNGFFPTIDAATRNSWSFRFKLRNIVTEIPCVTCHGGRLRPESAATRLGHAGTGRTIVEICDLPLNAVASFFRDLDLTREERQIAGELLKEIHDRLHFLIDVGLDYLTLHRAAPTLSGGEAQRIRLASQIGSGLSGVLYVLDEPTIGLHPRDTGRLVRALLRLRDLGNTLLLVEHDRDVIASADRLLDFGPRAGSFGGRIVAQGTPAELARPPSPGTGVEPEGEELSSLTRAYLNGEAAIAIPTNRRPVPATGAPEVRPAAAPGARRPQRPRGSQTARRPVRAALRRPLPQPLDPAEPAGWLVVRGARQHNLANITMEIPLGRFVCVTGVSGSGKSSLVNDILWPALANRLQRAGLTVGEHDELLGSEHLDKVINVDQLPIGSTPSSNPATYTGVFDWIRELFARLPDSKVRGYTANRFSFNRPGGRCEACQGYGQRCIEMHFMPDVWVECETCRGRRYNPETLEVRYKGRTIADVLELRVAEALEMFANVPRIRRMLQTLADVGLDYVQLGQSATTLSGGEAQRVKLATELGKPDTGRTLYILDEPTTGLHFDDVRKLLTVMQRLVDLGNSVLVVEHNLDVLKCADWIIDLGPEAGIGGGRLVAAGPPETLIASTTSHTAAALAPVLAAGPHAEREVYDPATHAAETLAAERAGLGRIGTEVRMPWQVDGRKWHLEQRSSRSERPRRWEPSALALVIELVEREGRRLRRPGTASIFTETHWGERASVEVTAVEAPVWFLHALTGGEWLVELYFRSAPGVFHAATLNAELGLKTLDERTDLETYGDWPRVDVRPRRDGYDAVVVYVHDRKEIDTPAFRRFIRTAVQAYADLLTASGV encoded by the coding sequence ATGCCACCGTCACCACGTTCCAAGCCGGCTCCCGCCGCCGGACGGTCCGGCTCTTCTCCTGCACCGAGCGCGGTTCGACCCACTGCCGCCGGGTCGGCTGCTACGCCCACCAGCGGTTCCGTGCGCTGGCTCACCATTCGTGGTGCGCGACAGAATAACCTGCGCAACATCGACGTCGGATTTCCGCTGGGGCGCTTTACCTGTGTGACCGGGGTTTCGGGTTCCGGCAAGAGCTCGCTGGTCAACGAAATTCTGTACAAGGTTCTCGCCCGGGAACTCAACGCCGCGACTTCGCTCGAACCTGGTCTGCACACGGCCGTGGAGGGGAAAGACGCCCTCGACAAAGTCATCGCGATTGACCAGACGCCTATCGGTCGCACACCGCGCTCGAATCCCGCGACCTATATCAAGGTCTTTGACGAGATTCGCGCGCTTTTCACCAAGCTGCCCGATGCCAAGCTGCGCGGTTACAAGCCCGGCCGCTTCAGCTTCAACGTGCCCGCCGCACGCGGGGGCGGCCGGTGTGAGGCCTGCGAAGGCAATGGCGCAAATCGAATCGAGATGGACTTCCTCGCCGATGTCTGGGTGACCTGCCCCGTGTGCGAGGGACAGCGCTTCAACCATGCGACACTCCAGGTGCGGCACAAGGGCAAGTCCATCGCCGATGTGCTGCATATGGAGGTCGCGGAGGCCCTCGCGCACTTCGAGAACGTGCCGCGCATTCGCGGCATGCTCCAGACGCTGCATGACGTCGGCCTGGACTACCTCCAGCTTGGTCAGGCCAGCACCACGCTCTCCGGCGGCGAGGCCCAGCGCATCAAGCTCGCGCGTGAACTCGTCAAGAAACCCACCGGGGGTACGCTCTATGTGCTCGACGAACCCACCACCGGCCTGCACTTCGCCGATATCCGCCGCCTGCTCGCCGTTCTGCACGGTTTCGTCGACGCCGGCAACACCGTCGTCGTGATTGAGCATAATCTTGACGTCGTCAAGACGGCCGACTGGGTCATTGATCTCGGTCCGGAGGGCGGTGAAGGCGGCGGCCACATCGTCATCACCGGCACCCCCGAAGACGTGGCCCATTGCGCTGCCTCCGACACGGGCCGCGCACTCCGCTCGGTGCTATGGCCGGACCGCTATCCCCCCGAGAGCACGTCCGCTCCGGATTCGGCCGCAGCACCTCGATCGCCTGCACCGCCCGCACATACCGCCGTCACGGTCGTCGGCGCGCGGCAGCACAATCTGCGCGACCTCTCCGTATCGTTCCCCCGCGAGCGCTTGACTGTCTGCACCGGCGTCTCCGGTTCCGGCAAGACCAGCTTCGCCATCGACACGGTCTTTACCGAGGGCTACCGCCGGTACGTCGAATCCCTGTCCGCCTATGCCCGCCAGTTCCTCGGCCAACTCGCCAAGCCGCGCGTCGAGCATGTGGAGGGGCTTTCACCCGCAATCTGCATCGAGCAGCGCAGCGCCGGCAAGAGCCCGCGTTCGACGGTCGGCACCGTTACCGAAATTTATGACTACATGCGGGTTCTCTGGGCCCGGGCCGGGCGGCGCTATTGCCCGAAGTGCGCCGTTCCCATCGGCACGCAAACCGCGGACGAGATCGTCGAGCGCGTGCTGCAGTTCGGCGAACGCACACCCATCATCATCCTGGCAGCCGTGCAACTCGGAGATGGGGAGACGTATGCCGGCCTGTTCCAGCGGCTCAAAGCATCGGGCTACACGCGCGTCCGCATCGACGGCGAGATCGTCCTGACCGCCCAGGCCACCACCCTCGATGCACGCCGCAAGCACCGCGTCGAGATCGTGGTCGACCGCACCGTGGTTCGCCAGGCCGGTCGCAGTCGCCTCGCAGAGAGCATCGAACATGCTTTGGCCCTCGGCAACGGCCTGCTCACGCTGCTGGTGGAAGCGGTCGAAACGCACGAACCGCACGATGACACGGCCCCTGACACGGAAACCGTCCCGGGGGACGGGACAGCGGCGCCGGTGGCGTACCGAGTGCAACAGACGCCCGCGCGCGAGTTCCTCTTCTCGCAACGGCTGGTTTGTACGCGCTGTGGCACCAGCTACGAGGAGATCGGTCCGAATCACTACAGCTTCAACAGCCAACTCGGCTGGTGCGAGACCTGTGAGGGTCTCGGCGTACAGCGCGGCGCCCCCGCCGCCGCCATCATCCCACACCCTGAGCGCTCCCTGTTCGATGGGGCCGTCGCCGGCTGGTCGAAGATCGGCCCCGGCACTCCGCTCGGCCGACTGCTGGTCGCGCTGTGCGGTACGCTGGGGGTCCCACCCCAGACCCCGCTGTCCGAGTGGACTCCTGCGCAGAAGCGCGCCTTACTCTTCGGGACGGCCGGCTCGGGCGGCGGAGCGCGCGGCTGGATCGACGCCGACGGTGATGGCCTCCGCTTCCGTTGGAACGGGTTCTTCCCCACGATCGATGCGGCCACGCGCAACTCGTGGTCATTCCGCTTCAAGCTGCGGAATATCGTGACGGAGATTCCCTGCGTCACCTGCCACGGCGGGCGCCTGCGACCCGAATCCGCCGCGACGCGACTCGGACACGCAGGCACCGGTCGCACCATCGTCGAAATCTGTGACCTGCCACTGAATGCGGTTGCGTCATTTTTCCGCGACCTTGACCTGACACGCGAGGAGCGGCAGATTGCGGGCGAGCTGCTGAAGGAGATTCACGACCGGTTGCATTTCCTGATCGACGTCGGGCTTGATTATCTCACGCTGCACCGGGCCGCACCGACGCTCTCCGGCGGCGAGGCCCAGCGCATCCGCCTCGCGAGCCAGATCGGCAGTGGGCTTTCCGGCGTGCTTTACGTACTCGACGAACCCACCATCGGTCTCCATCCACGCGATACCGGGCGACTCGTAAGAGCGTTGCTGCGCTTGCGCGATCTCGGCAATACGTTGCTGCTCGTCGAGCACGACCGCGACGTGATCGCCAGCGCCGACCGCCTGCTCGATTTCGGCCCGCGCGCCGGCAGCTTCGGCGGACGCATCGTGGCACAAGGCACCCCGGCCGAACTGGCTCGGCCGCCGTCCCCTGGCACGGGCGTTGAGCCCGAGGGGGAGGAGCTCTCCTCGCTTACGCGGGCCTACCTCAACGGCGAGGCGGCGATCGCTATTCCCACGAACCGCCGACCCGTCCCCGCCACGGGTGCCCCGGAGGTTCGCCCTGCGGCAGCGCCGGGCGCCAGGCGCCCCCAACGCCCGCGCGGCAGCCAGACAGCACGCCGGCCGGTTCGCGCTGCCTTGCGCCGGCCACTGCCCCAGCCGTTGGATCCAGCCGAACCCGCCGGCTGGCTGGTGGTACGGGGAGCACGCCAGCACAATCTGGCGAACATTACCATGGAGATCCCCCTTGGTCGCTTCGTCTGCGTAACCGGCGTTTCCGGCTCCGGCAAGAGTTCGCTGGTCAACGATATTCTCTGGCCCGCGCTCGCCAACCGCTTGCAGCGCGCCGGCCTCACCGTCGGCGAACACGACGAACTGCTCGGTAGCGAGCACCTCGACAAGGTCATCAACGTCGACCAGTTGCCTATCGGCAGCACGCCTTCCAGCAATCCAGCCACGTACACCGGTGTGTTCGACTGGATTCGTGAGCTCTTTGCCCGCCTTCCCGACTCCAAGGTTCGCGGCTACACCGCCAACCGCTTCAGTTTCAACCGCCCCGGTGGACGTTGTGAAGCTTGTCAGGGGTATGGCCAGCGCTGCATCGAGATGCATTTCATGCCTGACGTCTGGGTCGAGTGCGAGACCTGTCGCGGACGTCGCTACAACCCCGAAACCCTCGAAGTTCGCTACAAGGGTCGTACCATTGCCGACGTGCTCGAATTGCGCGTCGCCGAAGCGCTCGAGATGTTCGCAAACGTGCCACGCATCCGCCGCATGCTGCAAACGCTCGCGGATGTCGGGCTCGACTACGTGCAACTCGGCCAGTCCGCGACCACCCTGTCCGGAGGCGAAGCCCAGCGCGTCAAACTCGCTACGGAGCTCGGTAAGCCGGACACCGGCCGAACACTCTATATTCTCGACGAGCCCACCACCGGCCTCCATTTCGACGATGTGCGCAAGCTGCTGACGGTGATGCAGCGCCTGGTCGACCTCGGCAACTCGGTCTTGGTCGTCGAGCACAATCTCGATGTCCTCAAGTGCGCCGACTGGATCATCGATCTCGGTCCCGAAGCCGGCATCGGTGGAGGCCGCCTTGTCGCCGCCGGCCCCCCTGAGACTCTCATCGCCAGCACCACCAGCCATACGGCCGCCGCCCTCGCGCCCGTGCTCGCGGCTGGACCCCATGCGGAACGCGAAGTTTACGATCCTGCCACCCACGCCGCGGAGACCCTCGCCGCGGAGCGTGCCGGCCTCGGCAGGATCGGCACCGAAGTGCGCATGCCGTGGCAGGTCGATGGCCGCAAGTGGCACCTCGAACAACGCAGCAGCCGATCCGAGCGCCCGCGGCGTTGGGAACCGTCCGCCCTCGCACTGGTGATCGAGCTTGTGGAGCGGGAAGGACGGCGTCTCCGCCGGCCGGGTACGGCGAGTATTTTCACCGAGACCCATTGGGGCGAACGCGCCAGCGTTGAAGTCACAGCCGTCGAGGCACCGGTTTGGTTCCTTCACGCGCTGACCGGCGGCGAGTGGCTCGTCGAGCTCTACTTCCGATCCGCACCCGGGGTCTTTCACGCCGCCACGCTGAATGCCGAACTCGGTCTCAAGACACTCGACGAACGCACCGACCTGGAAACCTACGGCGATTGGCCGAGAGTGGACGTCCGTCCCCGGCGCGACGGGTACGACGCGGTGGTCGTGTACGTGCATGACCGCAAGGAGATCGACACGCCCGCGTTCCGCCGCTTCATTCGCACAGCGGTGCAGGCCTACGCCGACCTGTTGACCGCTTCTGGCGTATAA
- a CDS encoding lysophospholipid acyltransferase family protein: MHEHAPSTAVSPPVAPTEKQVSGLDRLKFALVRAFLAGWVRLFSLKGLYLFGRWFGYVEYLVNFNRRARYRRELAGVFPEGLSRARENTIIRDYFLRTRCDKVFYLIFDRLPREKIMRRIRFHGQQHLDAALARGHGIYVMLSHHGSHHVAAVLMALLGYRCAGVRDRNEGSLRRYMQEKYAQTFPEYASIRMLYADSFPRDIYRCFQENRVVGSALDVSRVRGVTLKTCPVQIFGQTKEYLIGTLQVALRCEALICQAFVVSRPNFYFRLIVKPPLYVPGADDVASADLIPTVMQRYADGIAAHVREHPDHLSRV; the protein is encoded by the coding sequence ATGCACGAGCACGCGCCCTCGACAGCGGTTTCACCGCCCGTCGCCCCGACCGAGAAGCAGGTCTCAGGGCTCGATCGCCTGAAGTTTGCACTCGTGCGGGCGTTCCTGGCGGGGTGGGTGCGACTGTTCAGTCTGAAGGGGCTCTACCTGTTCGGCCGGTGGTTCGGATACGTGGAGTACCTGGTTAACTTCAACCGCCGGGCGCGGTACCGGCGCGAGTTGGCCGGTGTGTTTCCCGAGGGCCTTTCCCGGGCGCGGGAAAACACAATCATCCGCGACTACTTCCTGCGCACCCGCTGTGACAAGGTGTTCTACTTGATCTTCGACCGGCTGCCGCGGGAGAAGATCATGCGGCGCATCCGGTTTCACGGCCAGCAGCATCTGGATGCCGCGTTGGCCCGGGGGCACGGAATCTACGTGATGCTGAGTCACCACGGCTCGCACCATGTCGCGGCGGTGCTGATGGCGCTGCTGGGCTACCGGTGCGCGGGCGTGCGTGACCGGAATGAGGGGTCGCTGCGAAGGTACATGCAGGAGAAGTATGCGCAGACGTTTCCGGAGTATGCCTCGATCCGCATGCTGTACGCGGACAGTTTTCCGCGCGACATCTACCGGTGTTTTCAGGAGAACCGGGTCGTGGGCAGCGCGCTGGATGTCAGCCGGGTGCGGGGTGTGACGCTCAAGACCTGCCCGGTGCAGATCTTCGGACAAACGAAAGAGTACCTGATCGGGACACTACAGGTTGCCCTGCGTTGCGAGGCGCTGATCTGTCAGGCGTTCGTCGTATCGCGGCCCAACTTCTATTTCCGGCTGATCGTCAAGCCGCCGCTGTATGTGCCGGGGGCGGATGACGTGGCGAGTGCGGACCTGATTCCGACGGTCATGCAGCGCTACGCGGACGGGATTGCAGCGCACGTGCGGGAGCATCCCGACCATCTGAGTCGGGTGTAG
- a CDS encoding beta-hydroxyacyl-ACP dehydratase, producing the protein MKFVLVDRIEELESGRRIVARKAVSLAEEYLAEHFPTFPVLPGVLMVEAMVQAAAWLVREALDFEPSLVLLKAARNVRYKSFAAPGQILTVEAECKALSADESTFAARGQIDGQEVVKGSLTLRHLRLAAQDPAYAEVDEQLRAGHRALFALIWSAAVAGPGSAP; encoded by the coding sequence GTGAAGTTTGTGCTCGTGGATCGGATTGAGGAACTGGAATCCGGGCGGCGGATTGTCGCGCGGAAAGCGGTTTCGCTGGCGGAGGAGTACCTCGCGGAGCACTTTCCCACGTTCCCGGTGCTGCCGGGCGTGCTGATGGTGGAGGCGATGGTGCAGGCGGCCGCGTGGCTGGTGCGCGAGGCGCTGGATTTCGAGCCGAGCTTGGTGTTGCTGAAAGCCGCTCGGAACGTTAGGTATAAGAGCTTTGCGGCCCCCGGCCAAATTCTGACCGTCGAAGCGGAGTGCAAGGCGCTGTCGGCCGACGAAAGCACCTTCGCAGCGCGGGGCCAAATCGACGGGCAGGAAGTCGTGAAGGGATCGTTGACGCTGCGGCACTTGCGGCTGGCAGCGCAGGATCCGGCGTATGCGGAAGTGGACGAGCAGTTGCGTGCGGGTCACCGCGCCCTGTTCGCGTTGATCTGGTCGGCTGCGGTCGCCGGTCCGGGCAGCGCTCCATAG
- a CDS encoding acyl carrier protein has product MATPSREEIFDKVRTALVQALSVDPDEVTEDATLTGDLGAESIDILDIAFRLEKAFGIKIGQEELAPPDILQNPDYVSNNRLNAAGLAALRARVKDLKWSAFEQDPDVGKVMEMFTVGTIVSFVESKLTSAN; this is encoded by the coding sequence ATGGCCACACCGTCGCGGGAAGAGATTTTTGACAAGGTCCGGACAGCGCTGGTGCAAGCGCTGAGCGTCGATCCAGATGAGGTCACGGAAGACGCGACGCTGACCGGCGACCTCGGAGCCGAGTCGATTGACATTCTGGACATTGCCTTCCGGCTCGAGAAGGCGTTCGGGATCAAAATAGGTCAGGAGGAACTCGCACCGCCGGACATCCTGCAGAACCCCGATTACGTGAGCAACAACCGGTTGAACGCCGCGGGTCTTGCGGCGCTCCGGGCGCGGGTGAAAGATCTCAAGTGGAGCGCGTTCGAGCAGGATCCGGATGTGGGCAAGGTGATGGAAATGTTCACCGTCGGCACGATCGTGAGCTTCGTGGAGTCGAAGCTGACGTCGGCCAACTGA
- a CDS encoding beta-hydroxyacyl-ACP dehydratase produces MRWVWLDRFEEFVPGVRAVGVKNVTLAEDHLHDHFPGFPVMPASLMIEGMAQTAGILVGHARGFREKVILAKLKEAVFHELVRPGDQLRYVAELEQVSETGAASRGEVWVGDRLVGTIDLVFSHIDQNASGLQFPEENFVFNEGFMALLKTYLPNNAERIKF; encoded by the coding sequence GTGCGGTGGGTCTGGCTGGACCGCTTCGAGGAGTTCGTGCCGGGCGTGCGCGCGGTGGGCGTGAAGAACGTCACGCTGGCGGAAGATCATCTGCATGATCATTTTCCCGGCTTCCCGGTGATGCCGGCCAGTTTGATGATCGAGGGGATGGCGCAGACGGCGGGCATACTCGTCGGGCACGCGCGTGGGTTTCGTGAAAAGGTCATCCTCGCCAAGCTGAAGGAAGCCGTTTTTCACGAACTGGTGCGGCCCGGAGACCAGTTACGCTACGTCGCCGAGTTGGAGCAGGTTTCTGAGACCGGGGCGGCCAGCCGTGGGGAGGTGTGGGTGGGCGACCGCCTGGTGGGAACCATCGATCTCGTGTTCTCGCATATCGACCAGAACGCGAGCGGGTTACAATTCCCCGAGGAGAACTTTGTCTTCAACGAGGGTTTCATGGCCCTGTTGAAGACGTACCTGCCCAATAATGCTGAGAGGATCAAGTTTTGA
- a CDS encoding beta-ketoacyl-[acyl-carrier-protein] synthase family protein — MSSRRVVITGLGPVTPLGTGVADYWNALLEQRSGIRRLHSFDPARFPSQIGGEIDGLSVVEAVPKNYRKAAKIMARDIVLAVVAAYHAVKDAGLRTKCLIDRGEVEGPPTVPGPRFGANIGSGLICADLAELSEALATAVEDGKFTLRKWGLEGMQTLTPLWLLKFLPNMLACHVTIVHAAEGPSNTITCGEASSHLAIGEAFRLISRNAADVCICGGAESKDNPMAVLRQSLGGRLSRRNDRPEAACRPFAADRDGFVVSEGGGLVILEALEHAQARKARIYAEVVGFGAGHDAYSCRQPSTPHPEGRGTAVAVRKALRDAAITPERLHLVITAAAGLVEHDRAEARGLHTALGARAAEVPVMNVKAGLGNNGAGSGALDFIAAVLAVHHGTVPAAFNSTPVDPACGLNVYTEGPRDVAVEYALSTAYALGGGQNAALVIKRFEG, encoded by the coding sequence TTGAGCAGCCGCCGTGTCGTCATCACCGGGCTGGGGCCCGTTACGCCACTGGGGACCGGCGTCGCGGACTACTGGAACGCCCTCCTGGAGCAGCGTTCCGGCATTCGCCGCCTGCATTCCTTCGATCCGGCGCGCTTTCCCTCCCAGATCGGTGGCGAAATCGACGGACTGAGCGTGGTCGAGGCGGTGCCGAAGAACTACCGCAAAGCCGCCAAGATCATGGCCCGTGATATCGTGCTCGCCGTGGTTGCGGCCTATCACGCGGTGAAGGACGCCGGCCTGCGGACCAAGTGCCTGATCGACCGGGGTGAGGTCGAGGGCCCGCCGACCGTCCCCGGGCCGCGCTTTGGTGCGAATATCGGCTCCGGCCTGATCTGCGCCGACCTCGCGGAACTGAGTGAGGCCCTCGCCACGGCGGTCGAGGATGGCAAATTCACTTTGCGCAAGTGGGGTCTGGAAGGTATGCAGACTCTCACGCCGCTGTGGCTGCTCAAGTTCCTGCCCAACATGCTCGCGTGTCATGTGACGATCGTGCATGCCGCAGAGGGCCCCAGCAACACCATCACCTGCGGCGAAGCCAGCAGCCACCTCGCGATCGGCGAGGCCTTTCGCCTGATCTCACGCAACGCGGCCGACGTCTGCATCTGCGGCGGGGCCGAAAGCAAAGACAACCCGATGGCCGTGCTGCGACAGTCGCTGGGCGGCCGCCTGAGCCGGCGCAATGATCGGCCGGAAGCGGCCTGTCGCCCTTTCGCGGCTGACCGCGATGGATTCGTCGTTTCCGAGGGGGGTGGGCTTGTGATTCTCGAAGCCCTGGAACACGCTCAGGCACGCAAGGCACGCATCTACGCGGAGGTGGTGGGATTCGGGGCCGGACACGATGCCTATTCCTGCCGGCAGCCCAGCACGCCGCACCCGGAGGGGCGCGGGACGGCGGTTGCCGTGCGGAAAGCTCTGCGGGATGCGGCCATCACCCCGGAGCGCCTGCATCTGGTCATCACTGCGGCAGCGGGGCTGGTCGAACATGACCGGGCCGAAGCCCGCGGCCTGCATACGGCGCTGGGCGCGCGAGCGGCCGAAGTACCCGTGATGAATGTCAAGGCGGGCCTGGGCAACAATGGGGCGGGCAGCGGGGCGCTGGACTTCATCGCAGCGGTGCTGGCGGTGCATCACGGGACCGTGCCGGCCGCGTTCAACAGCACGCCGGTGGATCCGGCCTGCGGGCTGAACGTCTACACCGAGGGGCCGCGGGACGTTGCCGTGGAATACGCGCTCTCGACGGCGTACGCACTGGGCGGGGGCCAGAACGCGGCGCTGGTCATCAAGCGTTTCGAAGGTTGA
- a CDS encoding beta-ketoacyl-[acyl-carrier-protein] synthase family protein, with the protein MNRRVVITGMGWITPLGHDLETVWRRLLAGESGIAPMTIFDARTYPTQFAAEVKGFRLEDFLGPYYEQHRGCSRNAGFALAAAELAWKSAGLDHPGAPVEPDAVGVYLGAGEGPIDFENFVAASVAGWDPERHELNAVRWAEVAARVLSADREFEQDPNCAAGHIACRFNAQGPNINTLTACAASTQALGEASMIIRRGDADIMISGGGHSMIHPLGVTGFNRLTALSTRNDACVTASRPFDRTRDGFVLGEGAGILILEAYETAQRRGAPILAEILGYGSTADAFRVTDMHETGRGAIGAMRGALTAAGLQPQDVDYISAHGTGTEENDKIETLAIRTVFGEHAKKVPISSVKSMLGHLIAGAGAVELITCVLALREQVIPPTINYHEPDPNCDLDYVPNEPRRRPVRVCLSNSFGFGGQNDTLVIRAPQD; encoded by the coding sequence ATGAACCGACGCGTAGTCATCACCGGCATGGGCTGGATCACACCGCTGGGCCACGATCTCGAGACGGTCTGGCGGCGGTTGCTGGCCGGCGAAAGCGGCATCGCCCCCATGACCATCTTCGACGCGCGGACCTATCCCACGCAGTTTGCCGCCGAAGTGAAGGGCTTCCGGCTGGAGGATTTCCTCGGGCCATACTACGAGCAGCACCGGGGTTGCAGCCGCAATGCCGGTTTCGCACTCGCGGCGGCGGAGTTGGCGTGGAAGAGCGCCGGCCTGGATCATCCCGGAGCTCCGGTGGAGCCGGATGCGGTCGGCGTGTACCTCGGCGCCGGCGAGGGTCCGATCGATTTCGAGAACTTCGTCGCCGCCAGCGTCGCCGGCTGGGATCCGGAGCGGCATGAGCTGAACGCGGTGCGGTGGGCGGAAGTGGCCGCCCGTGTTCTGTCGGCGGACCGTGAGTTCGAGCAGGATCCCAACTGCGCCGCGGGCCACATTGCCTGCCGATTCAACGCGCAGGGACCCAATATCAATACCCTGACCGCCTGTGCCGCCAGTACGCAGGCCCTCGGCGAAGCGAGCATGATCATCCGCCGCGGCGATGCGGACATCATGATCTCGGGCGGCGGGCACAGCATGATTCACCCGCTCGGCGTCACCGGTTTCAATCGGTTGACGGCTCTCTCGACACGAAACGATGCCTGCGTGACGGCTTCACGCCCGTTCGATCGCACGCGCGACGGCTTCGTGCTGGGCGAGGGCGCCGGCATCCTGATCCTGGAAGCGTACGAGACCGCCCAGCGCCGCGGGGCGCCGATCCTGGCGGAGATTCTCGGCTACGGCTCGACGGCGGACGCTTTCCGGGTCACCGACATGCACGAGACCGGGCGCGGAGCGATCGGTGCGATGCGCGGGGCACTCACGGCGGCCGGTCTGCAACCGCAGGATGTCGACTACATTTCCGCCCACGGTACCGGCACGGAAGAGAACGACAAGATCGAAACGCTCGCCATTCGCACGGTCTTCGGTGAGCACGCGAAGAAGGTGCCGATCAGCAGCGTCAAGAGCATGCTTGGGCACCTGATCGCGGGCGCCGGCGCCGTGGAATTGATCACGTGCGTGCTGGCCCTGCGCGAGCAGGTGATCCCGCCCACGATCAATTACCACGAGCCCGACCCGAACTGCGATCTGGACTATGTGCCCAACGAACCGCGCCGCCGGCCGGTGCGTGTCTGTCTGAGCAACAGCTTCGGCTTCGGCGGCCAGAATGATACGCTCGTCATCCGCGCGCCGCAGGACTAG